Within Telopea speciosissima isolate NSW1024214 ecotype Mountain lineage chromosome 8, Tspe_v1, whole genome shotgun sequence, the genomic segment GGAGATACCATCTTCAATGTAGGAAAAAGTGGCCCCAAGAGCAAGAGGCTTAAGATTTAAAATCTTTCGCCAAACCCAGGAGGCATCAGTAATGGTAggagcagtccaaatagagtcattgcAAGAAGCCCAAAGGagacccaatcaacccaaatacttttATTCTTAGTGACAATCTTCTAGATTAATTAGAGAATACCAGTGGAATTAACCTCTTTGAGACTTACAGTTTTGACTGGGGAAAAGAATGTGTTCTAAATAGATcatcaatttatttttattttttttccttttgtgaataaaaaatccattaccAAAAGGGGAGAGATATACAAGGAGCCCCTagaaaaggggagaagaaaaaacattACAGAACTGTCAATACAAAGGAAAGCAAAACTCATCCCTCGGGGAGGAGATAGAGGGCTGCAGTAAGGAGAGGGGCAGGTCCCAGGACAAAACAATTAGCTTGTTCATTGGGGAATCAACACACCgagaggataaaaaaaaaaacaaaaaaaacacaccgAGAGGATACAATAGATAACTTGCTTTTGACATCAAAAGTCATGGAGTCCCATATCTGCTGGAGAGATCTGGAGCTGGcggtccattttttttttagattatgctccatccaaatatgtcTAATGGTGGCACCAAAGACAACTTAtatagtcctaggtaggagtaatcccactaggagccagggtaatggggtcacacacaagggctggccgattgggttagggtttactaatttagggcaaaactagggttagggttagatattgagaaaggggtttatagggtattaatgggcaggtctaggggattaATATGgaataaagaagttagggtttgggtggaTTTCGAAATTCTGCAATATTGGGCAGAatgtattttagggtttttgggttttatgggaGATGAGGGGAATTGGGGTTTGAGTGGTTTGATTGGACTGAAAGTAGGATCAAGTGTAGGGGGAAGTGTGGGGGAtgtatgctggaagtttggGACAGAACTGATGGTGGGATGATGGCTGCATAGAAACTAAGCTATGGTTCGAAGGTagaagttgcaggtttaatggaggggatGTAAAACTGGTTTTGAGATCTGATGGGGGGAAAGGATGGCTTAGGTTGGAGGATGAAGGGAAGAAGGATGTATTCAGGAATTGAGAGTAAACTTACTGATTTGAAGAACCAGCAAGACAGTAGCTagaaacttgaagaaacctcccgatcttcacgatgcaaggagtcaattgaagatccaccaatcccgtccaccttgataaacccacaaggatacaacactctcaaggagcaacagcagcaacaaaagcagcaagcataaagctgagtttttattaatcaaatttctcttcaatgctggcctcccttgcAAACTTATATAgcagactcaaaaatagacttagacactctaaaggaatggcctaacccaattcttaacctattagctaacttaaactgactaggaaactgaaatagactcaaaatagagtcctaatccagcccaactaaacaactaaaagaaaaactaataaaatcacttaaatcgaatcattggttgaaccggttcaatttaaaacaccaaataaaaagctaagtatggaaataaaactaagtatgggagctaatcccgtatgcaacctatttatccatattttaggcccataaaagtggcgtATTatattagaaacccatgggatcaaaggcccaacatgtatgtaacccaaccctagacttattcctaaagaaataagcccatttcgatgatgaatctgcatcaacaaCCTTACCCACCGCGTCACAGATTGACTTACCGGCAAAGGGCATATCCACCCAGATCCATTCCCTTGCGAATGGAAGAATTATTCGACTTTTTGTCCAGCATTTAGCCAAGAGCCCTTTCCAAACTAAAGAGGAGAAGGGTCAAGCAAAGGAGAGGTGGTCCACATTTTCTAGAGCGTTCCAACAGAGGCAGTAGGATGGGGAGACTGGAATCTGACAATGAATGAGAAAGGACTATGTTGGGAGGCAATTGGAGAGATCCTGCCAAATAGTGAAACTATGACGGGGGATATGACTCTTGAACCAAACTAATTTGCGCTAGGGAGACATAGGGCTACGAGCTCTGATGAGGTCCCAAGCTGATTTGGAGCTGAATAGTCTAGTAGAAGGAGCAGACCAAACAACAATATCTCTAAGCCTTCTGTGTATGGAAGGTGTTAGTAGGGACTGTTTGATGTCTCGGAATGTtcaggggtagtttaggcatttttcaattttcttatttcctattgtgTCTCTTAAGTCATTGTATATAGTGAATGAATGTGGAGCTCACACATTATGTGAGATACTCCAAAGCTACCCGAttctaattcttcttctcctcttctcatcttctttcttctcttttaattgtttacacttacatggtatcagagcaagatctCTAGGGACTGCTACAACCTTCCTAGCATATTGTCTCTTCCCTTTCTAGGTTTCAATCATCATTGATTGATTCATCTCAGTTCAAACTCTTGAGAGGCTCTTCGGTTTTCATGTgaaaggggtgcagcaccctatgctgtatttttgaactgtttagagactagttctcACTGCATATTGAGAACTAGGTCTTCTTTGTTGGTGGAGATCGATCTATGGAGTGAAGAATACATTCAAGACCATGGAAATCAAGTTTTGCTGATGTTTTTGTATCAATTTTTGGGGCAGAACTGAAAGTCAAGTTTCTGTCTGGGTTTTTGAGATCGAGTTCTGAAGAAAGGGGTTGAAATCGAGTTTTGGTTGCATGTTTGTGACTGGTTTCTTCACCACTGTGACTGGAGATTAATTCTTACAGTATTTGAAGTTGGAGATCAACCgcacttttagggttttgggagctGAGATCGATTTCCTcaggtttcttcttctacttttgcATCCTTTGTGTTTGTTGAAATATCAAGCTGCGATCAACATTCAGGGTATTGGGAGCTGAGATTGATTTTCTcaggtttcttcttctaattttgcATCCTCTGTGTTTGTTGAAATTTGGGAGCTAAGATCAATTTTCTCAGGTTTCTTCTAATTTTGCATACGGTTAAATGTCTTCTTCATCTAACCGTATTACTGAGAAGAAGTTAGAGGGAATCAACAACTtccaacaatggaagaagattgttaGATTTGTGCTAATTGGTGGGGATCAGCAAGATCATTTCACCAAGACCAAACCAGCAAATGATACCTCATAGGATACAGTTGATGCACACATTTTGGGACAGCTGCTGAACTCTATGGACAACCAGATTGTTGATCTGCTAACTCATATTGTTACAGTCAAGGAACTATGGGACTATCTACATGTTTTGTATTCTGGGCAGAAATATGGGACTACCCAATACTTTGCTATAattttaagaggatgtatgacGAGCTGAATTCTCTACTTCCTATCACCTCAGATGTGCAACAAATGCAGAACCAGCAAGAGCAGCTCGCAGTTATGGGGTTTCTAGGTGATCTTGGGAAGGAGTTTGACTCTATTCATTCCCAGATACTTAGTGGTGATAAGGTAGCTACCCTTTCTGATACTTTTTTCGCGATTTCTACGAGTATCTCGTGAGACTTCTCGTGATTCTACTACTGCGGATAGTTCAACTTTGGCCTCTTTCACACCTACCCGTGGTCCTAGTAGTGGGACAGGGGCTGGTGGTGGCTGTGGTCGTGGGGGTGGTTCTAACAAAACCTCTATATCCTGGTAAAGCACCTACTTCTAGTTCAGATCTTTCAGACATACTGAAGACCTGTCACCATTGTGGTCGCACTGGACATATCCAACGCTtctgctggaaacttcatggcaaaccatcACAACAACAGTTTACTAATTCTACTACCACTACTGAGTCTACTattccatcatcttctcatTATGAGGGTAAGACTGTGATGATGTCTGATGAGGATTATGCTCGCTTTACCCAGTTCCAGATTACACAGTCTTCTCAGTCTTCTACTGCTACTTTTggtcagacaggtaatgccattGCATGTCTTTCGACTACTTCCCACCCGTGGTTCATTGATTCAAGAGCATCGGACCACATGATTGGGGTCTCAggtatattttcttccttttgtgcATCGTCCTCTAGTATTACCTTAGCTGATGGCTCTTTAGCTAAAGTAACTGGTACAGGCACTGTTCAGGCCACTCCTTCTCTATCCGTATCCACTGTTCTTTACTTACCTGAGTTTCCCTTTAACCTTCTATCTATTACTAAGTTTACTAAAACCTATAACTGTTCTGTAACTTTTCTTTCTGATTCATGTGTCTTTCAGGACCTGACGACAAAGAAGACGATTGGGTAGAGGTCATGAGTTGGGAGAATTGTATCTTCTTAAAGACACTTTGTTTGTGGCATTTTCGAGTTTGGCATCTCCTCACCAAGtacattgtcgtttgggtcatccatcCTTGAGAGTTTACGGATTTTAGATTCTCGTTCTCAGTCtctttctagtttaaattgtgaATCTTGTTAGTTTGGGAAGCTTCACCGTGTAAGCTATCCTCCCAAAATCAGTCAAAGGTCTAATCaaccttttgctttagttcattccAATGTATGGGGCCCTTGTCCAATTGTCTCTAAATTGGgatttcgttattttgttacttttgttgatgactattcaagagttacttggctttatttaatgaagaatcgtTCTGAgttctctattttttgtgcTTGTGtgaattaagtttttttttttgggtgagtaataaattcattaccaaaggaaagaagaacaacaaccctcaaataggagggaaaaaagaaacaaaacagggAGCAAAAGCCAAAAGATTCAAACAGAAGAGCCCACGGCTAGGAGGGAGATAGAgggaagaccccaggagacaacaatgagcctgttccttggggtgtccttTCAAGAGGAGGGAGCAACCGAATTGAGATTggttttaatttcaaaggagatggagttCCAAATCTGGTTTAGAGATCGGGATTTGGTAGTCCATTTCCGTAAATTACGCTCCATCAAAATATGatgtttgaaccagacaagcttCCTCCAGGGGGCAAGAGGTTGATGCGACCAAATGAGATCCCAAGCAGCTTTGGAGCTGAAGGAACCCGAAGTATTTGGCAGCCACATAACACAGGCACCCCTAAGCAAGGGTCTTCTTTGAATAGTGGGCAAAAGGTTCCAGATAGTGGTAAGCTCAGGATTAGAGGAAGGAGGGGGGGCCTAGCCATTAgcatcaatgatatcagccacCAAAGCATTTCTAGGTAACCCAGAGCCATAGATAGTTCTTGAGGTGACTTGTTGGAGGAGAATTCCCATGGGATGCCAATGATCCAGCCACAAGGAAGTGGAGTTTCCATCACCAATGAGAGAGTGAATGGATCCGAGGACAAGGGGGCGGGAAGCCAGAAtattgcgccaaacccaagaagcatccgAGTAAATAgagacagtccaaatggaatccgaTCGGAGCAGCCCCGAATAAATCTaatccacccaaatacttttctttctagtagcaatcttccaaatcaacttGATAATGCCAGCTGAATTCACCTCCTTGATCCTTCTAATACTCAAACCACCTTCCGCAGGAGGAAGACATAAGAGATTCCAGGGATTTGATGATGGAAGAAGGCAGCCCATATATTCCAAACCAGTAGATATAGGAAGCTTGTAGCACAGACTTGATGAGAACCAGGCGACCCGCATAatagagaagcttgcctttccacagTTGAAGACGTTTCCTGATAAGATCCAACATAGGAGTGCAATGATGGGCCGATAATCTGGCTGGAATTAGTGGGAGGCCTAAATATTTGACTGGAAGCTGGCTAAGAGGAAAGCCACAAATAGCCTTCAAAGAGACTTTGTCCAGCTCAGAGACCCCGGCCAAGAAGAGAAGGGACTTAGAAGGGTTGATCTGGAGGCCCGAAAGGTTATGGAAGTGCTGCAAGCAGTGCATAATGGACTCAAAGGAGCTGATGGAAGCCTTAGAGAAAATCGTGAGGTCATCCACAAATGCTAAGTGAGACAGCTTGAGGGCTTAGCATTTAGGAATGGGGGTAATGAGCTGTTGGTCAGTATATAATTGGATCTCCCGGGATAAGATTTCCATAGCCAGGGTGAAGATataaggggagagagggcacCCTTGACGAACACCCACAGTAGAAGCAAAATAACCAGCCGGGCTGCCATTAACAAGCATTGAAAATCTCGGAGTAGAAATGCAGCAATAGATCCAGTGGATAAAAGCCGGAGGAAAACCCATCTTGATCAGCATCTTATCAATGAAGTACCATCTcagagaatcaaaagctttatggatatcaatcttcataagagcaGCTGGGGAATGGTTCTTTCTTTCAAAGCCTCTAACAATCTCATGGCACAGAAGGATATTATCCGAGATGTTCCTACCGGGGATGAAGGCAGACTGATTTTCACTAACAAGGAGATCCACCACAGTCTTGAGCCTGAAAGCcaagattttggcaatgaacttgtaaatCAGATTGCATAGGGCAATGGGCCTAAAATCCAACATAGCTAAAGCTCCCTCCTTCTTTGGAATGAGACAGAGAAAAGTGTGGTTCACCCCTTTGATTTGGCttggattgaagaaaaaacttcTAATAGCTTTGATGAGATCATCCTTAATGATATTCCAAGAGGCTAAGAAGAATCCCATGCTGAATCCATCCGGCCTAGGAGCCCTGTTCAGCTTGAAAGAGTGAATAGCAGTAGTGATTTCCTCCTCCAAAGGAATGGCACCAAGGGACTGAATTAGCTCAGTAGGAACAAATTTATTGAGTAAGTTATTGGGAAAAGGATCTGCATCATCCTAGGGCCCATTAAAAAGATCCTTAAAGTAGGAGAGCCATATCTTTGATGTCTTTCACAGTAGTAACAGGAGAACCATCAGGGCCAGCCAGCTGTAAAATGGAATTGACGTTTGTTCTAGACTTCAAAGATCTGTGGAAGTAGGCTGAGTTAGAGTCCCCTAGCTCCAGCCATTTAATCCTAGCCTTCTGCCTTAAGAAACTTTCCTCCTGTGAGAGAAGAACAGATAGGTCTTGGGAGGCAACCTTTTCATTGGCAGCAAGTTGACAATTCAGGATATCTGATTGAATTTGCAGCTGAATGGTAGAGAGCTTATCCTTGCAATCCTGGACCTGCTGGGATATATTGCCAAAAGTATTGGTGTTCCAATCTTTGAGAGCTTCTTTCACATTCCTGAGCTTCCTAGCAAAAGCAATAAGGGGGGAAGAAAATGCTTGGACAGGCTTGTCCCAGGCATCCTTGACTGTTGCAAGAAAAGTggggtgagaggaccacatgtcaaagtacttgaaaggtttaggaccaAAGGGGTTGTAAGGCTGAATAGATAGGGAAATAGGACTATGGTCAGAAATTCCGGGGGTGTCAAAGGTAGcagaggaagagggaaaggaggcAAGCCAATTATCATTGACAATAATTCGTTCAAGCTTGCAATCAATATGGTAGCTCCCAGCCCTTTTATTGCTCCAAGAGAACATAGGACCAGTCCTGCGAAGATCATCCATGCCCAAGTCATCAATGCAGTCATTGAAAGCAGCCATAGAATCGAGACCCAAAGAATCACCTCCCTATTTTTCATTCCCGAATCTGATCACATTGAAATCTCCACCAATACCCCAAGGGGAAGGACCAATAAGACTAGCAATACTGTGGAGATCATCCCATAAAGATAACCTCTGTGAAGGGCAATTAGAAGCATATACAGCAGtgaaaaagaaagtgaaatggTTGAGGCAGTCTGAGAAACTTAAATGGAGATACTGGGCCGAAGAGGAGATCAAGGAAACCTTAATTTTAGAAGAATCCCATAAAATCCAGATGCGGCCATCGGGGTGGTGGATGTAATTGGATAAGAAAGACCAACCCGGAGCAATCAAGCTCAAAATTTTTGCAGCATTGGGCTCTTTAACATGGGTTTCCAGCAAGCAACAGAAGGTAGAATGGTGAAGCCGGATACGGGCTCTAACAACAGCTTGTTTGCTCAGGGAATTGAGACCCCGAGTGTTCCACACTACTCCGTGATTCATTTGGGCAAGGAAGGAGGTTGCAACTGGCTTCCCAGAATTCGGGACATAACACTT encodes:
- the LOC122672561 gene encoding uncharacterized protein LOC122672561, with translation MAAFNDCIDDLGMDDLRRTGPMFSWSNKRAGSYHIDCKLERIIVNDNWLASFPSSSATFDTPGISDHSPISLSIQPYNPFGPKPFKYFDMWSSHPTFLATVKDAWDKPVQAFSSPLIAFARKLRNVKEALKDWNTNTFGNISQQVQDCKDKLSTIQLQIQSDILNCQLAANEKVASQDLSVLLSQEESFLRQKARIKWLELGDSNSAYFHRSLKSRTNVNSILQLAGPDGSPVTTVKDIKDMALLL